The following proteins come from a genomic window of Lycium ferocissimum isolate CSIRO_LF1 chromosome 4, AGI_CSIRO_Lferr_CH_V1, whole genome shotgun sequence:
- the LOC132053210 gene encoding gluconokinase isoform X1: protein MSEHKFWTARLLKKEIFVAFIFLFQPPTSIKKDQRDAQKLVISEVVNHLMLSASSTYNCIVSFPKMASNYKGKAIVIMGVSGAGKSTIGQMLGRAVHGRFLDADDYHSESNKEKMKNGIPLSDEDRVPWLETLRNVLRRGLVDNETLILACSALQKRYREILRSADPNYELGSYASVVKFVLLDVGAEVLATRLVKRAAEGKHFMPAKLLQTQLDLLQIDEAEGIFKVDATMDPDNIVKTIQTFVI, encoded by the exons ATGTCAGAGCACAAGTTCTGGACAGCAcggttattaaaaaaagaaatatttgttgccttcattttcttgttccaacctCCAACCTCCATCAAGAAG GATCAGAGAGATGCGCAGAAACTTGTAATATCTGAAGTGGTTAATCATCTAATGCTTTCGGCATCAAGCACTTacaattgtatagtaagttttCCGAAAATGGCATCTAACTATAAAG GAAAAGCTATTGTAATTATGGGTGTTAGCGGAGCTGGAAAATC AACAATTGGTCAGATGCTTGGAAGAGCTGTTCATGGCCGCTTTCTTGATGCTGATGATTATCACTCAGAGTCTAATAAAG agaagatgaagaatggGATCCCTCTTTCCGACGAAGATCGTGTTCCATGGCTTGAAACACTACGAAATGTGCTGAGAAGAGGTTTAGTTGACAATGAAACACTGATTCTTGCTTGCTCAGCTCTGCAAAAGCGGTACAGGGAAATCCTTAGATCTGCAGACCCGAATTATGAACTAGGTTCTTATGCAAGTGTTGTTAAGTTCGTGTTGCTGGATGTTGGGGCTGAAGTACTTGCTACTCGGCTAGTCAAGAGAGCAGCTGAGGGAAAGCATTTCATGCCTGCAAAGCTCTTGCAGACCCAACTGGATTTGCTTCAGATTGATGAAGCAGAAGGGATATTTAAGGTTGATGCTACAATGGATCCTGACAACATAGTGAAAACCATACAAACTTTTGTCATCTGA
- the LOC132053210 gene encoding gluconokinase isoform X2 — protein sequence MLSASSTYNCIVSFPKMASNYKGKAIVIMGVSGAGKSTIGQMLGRAVHGRFLDADDYHSESNKEKMKNGIPLSDEDRVPWLETLRNVLRRGLVDNETLILACSALQKRYREILRSADPNYELGSYASVVKFVLLDVGAEVLATRLVKRAAEGKHFMPAKLLQTQLDLLQIDEAEGIFKVDATMDPDNIVKTIQTFVI from the exons ATGCTTTCGGCATCAAGCACTTacaattgtatagtaagttttCCGAAAATGGCATCTAACTATAAAG GAAAAGCTATTGTAATTATGGGTGTTAGCGGAGCTGGAAAATC AACAATTGGTCAGATGCTTGGAAGAGCTGTTCATGGCCGCTTTCTTGATGCTGATGATTATCACTCAGAGTCTAATAAAG agaagatgaagaatggGATCCCTCTTTCCGACGAAGATCGTGTTCCATGGCTTGAAACACTACGAAATGTGCTGAGAAGAGGTTTAGTTGACAATGAAACACTGATTCTTGCTTGCTCAGCTCTGCAAAAGCGGTACAGGGAAATCCTTAGATCTGCAGACCCGAATTATGAACTAGGTTCTTATGCAAGTGTTGTTAAGTTCGTGTTGCTGGATGTTGGGGCTGAAGTACTTGCTACTCGGCTAGTCAAGAGAGCAGCTGAGGGAAAGCATTTCATGCCTGCAAAGCTCTTGCAGACCCAACTGGATTTGCTTCAGATTGATGAAGCAGAAGGGATATTTAAGGTTGATGCTACAATGGATCCTGACAACATAGTGAAAACCATACAAACTTTTGTCATCTGA
- the LOC132054085 gene encoding indole-3-acetic acid-amido synthetase GH3.6-like, with product MERNMAEQNKKNLQYIEEVTTNADDVQKRVLAEILARNANVEYLQRHNLNGHTDRETFKKVIPVITYEDIQPDINRIANGDKSPILCSQPVTEFMTSSGTSRGERKLIPTIEEEQGRRPLLHGLMMSVVSQFVPDFEKSKGMYFMFVRSEAKTPGGLLARPLLTSIYKSPHFINTNYTSPTEAILCLDAYQSMYAQMLCGLCQNREVVRVGAVFASAFIRAMRFLENHWSLICNDIRTGTIYAQITDPSVREAVMKILKPDPELADFIEAECSKDSWQGIITRLWPNTKYVDVVVTGTMSQYIPTLDYYSNSLLPLVSTTYGSSECLFGINLNPFCKPSEVSYTLFPTMGYFEFLAIHRNNEVVDSISIPESHNERKEQQLVDLVDVKIGQEYELVITTYSGLYRYRVGDVLRVAGYKNSAPQFNFVCRENVILSIDSDKTDEFELQNAVKNAASNLMTFDARVTEYTSYADTATIPGHYVIFWELSENGSTTIPPSVFEECCLTIEESLNCVYHQMRACDKSIGPLEIRIVETGTFDKLMDYCCTNLGASINQYKTPRCLKLGPLMELLDSRVVSSYFSPVCPKCYI from the exons ATGGAAAGAAACATGGCTGAGCAAAACAAGAAGAATCTTCAGTACATTGAAGAGGTCACTACCAATGCTGATGATGTCCAAAAGAGAGTTCTTGCTGAAATCCTCGCTCGAAATGCCAACGTTGAGTACTTGCAGCGCCATAATCTCAATGGTCACACTGATAGAGAGACATTCAAGAAAGTGATCCCTGTGATCACCTACGAAGATATTCAGCCCGATATCAACCGTATAGCCAATGGCGATAAATCTCCAATCCTCTGCTCCCAGCCCGTAACTGAATTCATGACAAG TTCTGGGACGTCACGAGGGGAGAGAAAATTGATACCAACAATAGAGGAAGAGCAAGGGAGGAGACCGCTGCTTCACGGCCTTATGATGTCTGTGGTGAGCCAATTTGTTCCAGATTTTGAAAAGAGCAAAGGAATGTATTTCATGTTCGTAAGGTCTGAAGCGAAGACCCCGGGAGGATTATTAGCTCGCCCCCTTTTAACTAGTATTTACAAGAGTCCTCATTTCATCAACACCAACTACACGAGCCCGACTGAAGCCATTCTCTGCCTAGACGCTTACCAAAGCATGTACGCACAAATGCTTTGTGGCCTCTGCCAAAACAGAGAAGTCGTCCGTGTTGGCGCTGTTTTTGCATCTGCCTTCATCCGTGCCATGCGATTCTTGGAGAATCATTGGTCTCTAATATGTAACGATATCCGAACTGGAACCATTTATGCCCAAATTACTGATCCTTCAGTGAGAGAGGCTGTGATGAAAATCCTCAAACCCGACCCGGAGTTGGCTGATTTCATCGAGGCCGAATGCAGCAAGGATTCATGGCAAGGGATCATCACTAGGCTGTGGCCTAATACCAAGTACGTGGATGTCGTAGTGACTGGAACAATGTCACAATATATACCAACGCTCGATTATTATAGCAATAGTCTCCTCCCTCTCGTCAGCACCACGTATGGTTCCTCGGAATGTTTGTTTGGGATCAACTTGAACCCCTTTTGTAAGCCCAGTGAAGTCTCTTACACTCTCTTTCCCACCATGGGCTATTTCGAGTTCTTAGCAATTCACAGGAACAATGAAGTCGTCGATTCTATCTCCATACCCGAGTCACATAATGAGAGGAAAGAACAACAATTGGTCGATTTGGTTGATGTCAAGATTGGCCAAGAATACGAGCTCGTTATTACCACATATTCtg GACTCTATAGATACAGGGTGGGTGATGTGCTTCGGGTTGCTGGATACAAGAACAGCGCGCCTCAATTCAACTTTGTATGCCGGGAAAATGTAATCTTGAGCATCGATTCTGACAAGACTGATGAATTTGAGCTACAAAATGCAGTGAAAAATGCAGCGAGCAATCTGATGACATTCGATGCACGTGTAACCGAGTACACCAGCTATGCCGATACTGCCACCATTCCAGGCCACTATGTCATATTCTGGGAGCTGAGCGAGAATGGCTCTACCACGATTCCTCCTTCGGTTTTTGAAGAATGTTGCCTCACCATTGAAGAATCTTTAAACTGCGTCTACCACCAGATGCGTGCGTGTGACAAATCCATCGGACCTCTGGAAATCAGGATAGTGGAAACAGGTACTTTTGACAAGCTCATGGACTATTGTTGCACTAACTTAGGTGCTTCCATAAACCAATACAAGACGCCGCGGTGCTTGAAACTTGGGCCGCTCATGGAGCTATTGGACTCGAGGGTTGTGTCTAGCTACTTCAGTCCCGTGTGTCCGAAatgttatatataa